The genomic window CACCGTGATCTATGATGGTTTTAAACCGGTGAGAATTGGGGCGGTTGTTCTCTCCACCCAGCATAATGAGACGGTATCCATCAAGCAGCTGCGCAAGGACATGAAAGCGCTCGTGATCGACCCTGTTCTTCCCAAAAAGCTGGTTGATGCCAAGATGAAGATCCATATCAACCCGACGGGACGCTTTGTTCTGGGCGGTCCGCATGCCGATACCGGTTTGACCGGCCGGAAGATCATTGTTGATACCTATGGCGGTGTCGGACGCCATGGCGGCGGCGCCTTCTCCGGCAAAGATCCCTCGAAGGTGGACCGGAGCGCGAGCTACGCCGCGCGCTGGGTGGCAAAGAATGTTGTCGCCGCCGGATTGGCCAGCCGCTGTGAAATCCAGCTGGCCTATGCCATCGGGATTTGTGAACCGGTCAGCGTTAGGGTAGAGACATTCGGCACCGAGACGATCCCCGTATCAGAAATCGAGTCGAAAATCCGCAAGGTTTGGGATCTGACGCCTTACGGCATTATCCGCGATCTGAAGCTGAGAAGACCGATTTATAGGAAGACGGCGGCATACGGGCACTTCGGACGCAACGAACCGGAGTTTACCTGGGAGAAGCTGGATCGGGTCAAGGCCCTGAAAGGTTGAAACGTTTCTCTCGCCGGGGATCAAAGATCCCCGGCTGAACCACTGATGGAAAGCTACGATCACTCTGCAGGAGATAAGCATGAATTGTG from Candidatus Eisenbacteria bacterium includes these protein-coding regions:
- the metK gene encoding methionine adenosyltransferase, which gives rise to MKQYNLFTSESVAAGHPDKVADQISDAILDAYIAQDDHSRVACEVMVTTGMVLVSGEISSRAQVDIRAIVRRTIAEIGYTDPFCRFEADSCCVLISIDEQSPDITMGVVKKDESKQGAGDQGMMFGFACDETPEFMPLPIVLSNALIRKLNEIRNQKKVDYLRPDGKAQVTVIYDGFKPVRIGAVVLSTQHNETVSIKQLRKDMKALVIDPVLPKKLVDAKMKIHINPTGRFVLGGPHADTGLTGRKIIVDTYGGVGRHGGGAFSGKDPSKVDRSASYAARWVAKNVVAAGLASRCEIQLAYAIGICEPVSVRVETFGTETIPVSEIESKIRKVWDLTPYGIIRDLKLRRPIYRKTAAYGHFGRNEPEFTWEKLDRVKALKG